The following proteins are co-located in the Desulfatitalea tepidiphila genome:
- a CDS encoding GGDEF domain-containing protein gives MIKLLKRGDKPLSENNSDAVIQSATDIKERAEMLFRSVDVLLHFLKAFALDIKEINAERYKQEVQELNDLYHSDERSKRIEMHFERQKERILAFIERQRSYVHDKEKELRDIIDLLTKAMANLNVENLEFYRRIHDQGEKMIEISGLDDIKKIKNALKVEVEQMWEMVELKQDQEKRQIQSLANQVHTLQAELAAAKKKSMTDGLTGVYNRHALDHYLAERIDRNRMVHEDFSLMMVDIDNFKQINDKYGHLIGDRVLVALAQKCHGAIRGDDFLARYGGEEFTIILEGTSFRNALKKARTICTSVAAVRYATSEVQKDDYLSMTVSIGMTQFKKGDTPEKLVARADKALYEAKRKGKNCVVGQR, from the coding sequence ATGATCAAACTTCTCAAACGCGGGGATAAACCTTTATCGGAAAACAACTCCGACGCCGTGATTCAGTCGGCGACGGATATAAAAGAACGCGCTGAGATGTTGTTTCGAAGCGTCGATGTACTCTTGCATTTTTTAAAGGCCTTTGCCCTCGATATCAAAGAGATCAATGCGGAACGATACAAGCAGGAGGTCCAGGAGTTAAACGATCTGTATCATTCCGACGAACGTTCGAAGCGCATCGAGATGCACTTCGAGCGCCAAAAGGAGCGTATTCTCGCATTCATCGAGCGTCAACGCAGCTATGTCCATGACAAAGAGAAAGAGCTCCGCGACATCATCGATCTGCTGACCAAGGCCATGGCCAACCTGAACGTGGAAAACCTGGAATTCTATCGCCGCATTCACGACCAGGGCGAAAAGATGATCGAGATCAGCGGGCTCGATGACATCAAAAAGATTAAAAACGCCCTCAAGGTCGAGGTCGAGCAGATGTGGGAAATGGTCGAGCTCAAGCAGGACCAGGAAAAACGTCAGATTCAATCATTGGCCAATCAGGTCCATACCCTGCAAGCCGAATTGGCAGCCGCCAAAAAGAAATCCATGACAGACGGTCTTACCGGAGTATACAATCGCCACGCCCTGGATCACTATCTTGCGGAGAGAATCGATCGCAACCGTATGGTTCATGAGGACTTCAGCCTGATGATGGTCGACATTGACAACTTTAAGCAGATCAATGACAAATATGGCCACCTGATCGGAGACAGGGTGCTGGTGGCGCTGGCTCAAAAATGCCATGGCGCCATACGGGGGGATGATTTTCTGGCGCGCTACGGTGGCGAAGAATTCACCATTATTCTGGAAGGAACGAGCTTTCGGAACGCGCTCAAAAAAGCGCGCACCATTTGTACCAGTGTCGCTGCAGTGCGTTATGCCACCAGCGAAGTTCAAAAGGATGATTATTTGAGCATGACGGTCAGCATTGGCATGACCCAGTTTAAAAAAGGCGACACGCCCGAAAAGCTGGTCGCCCGTGCGGACAAGGCCTTGTACGAAGCGAAACGCAAGGGGAAAAATTGCGTGGTCGGCCAGAGATGA
- a CDS encoding dihydroorotate dehydrogenase, with translation MNPDLSVDMGRLRLKNPVMTASGTFGYAKEFESLLSLDRLGAVVVKGLSLAPSKGNPPPRIVETACGMLNAIGLENVGVDAFIREKLPYLAKLEAPVLANIYGTDIESYAELAARLDGIEGISGIEVNISCPNVKQGGVAFGADAHTAQKVTQAVRRRYQGPLIVKLSPNVTDVTLIARSVVDGGADAVSLINTLTGMAVDIHTRRPRLANITGGLSGPAIKPVALRMVWQVAQAVDVPVIGIGGIMNAEDALEFIIAGASAVQVGTANFVNPRCTMEIIDGIEDYLREKGIASVRELVGSIEIPRF, from the coding sequence ATGAATCCTGATCTGTCTGTCGATATGGGGCGGTTGAGGCTGAAAAACCCGGTCATGACCGCTTCCGGCACCTTCGGGTATGCCAAAGAGTTCGAGTCCCTGCTGTCCCTGGATCGACTGGGCGCGGTTGTGGTCAAAGGATTGTCGCTGGCACCTTCGAAGGGCAATCCCCCGCCGCGCATCGTGGAAACCGCCTGCGGGATGCTCAATGCCATCGGTCTTGAAAATGTGGGCGTCGATGCCTTTATCAGGGAAAAATTGCCGTACCTGGCAAAACTCGAGGCGCCGGTGCTGGCCAATATTTATGGAACCGATATCGAATCCTATGCCGAACTGGCGGCCAGGCTCGACGGCATTGAAGGGATTTCCGGCATCGAGGTCAACATCTCGTGCCCGAACGTCAAGCAGGGTGGGGTGGCCTTCGGTGCCGATGCCCACACTGCCCAAAAAGTCACTCAAGCGGTGCGGCGCCGTTACCAGGGGCCGCTGATCGTCAAGCTTTCACCCAACGTCACCGACGTCACCCTGATCGCGCGCAGCGTCGTCGATGGGGGTGCAGACGCCGTTTCACTGATCAACACCCTCACCGGAATGGCCGTTGACATTCATACCCGCCGCCCCAGACTGGCCAACATCACCGGTGGCCTTTCAGGGCCGGCCATCAAACCGGTGGCGCTGCGCATGGTCTGGCAGGTCGCCCAGGCGGTCGATGTGCCCGTGATCGGCATCGGCGGCATCATGAACGCCGAAGATGCCCTGGAGTTTATCATCGCCGGCGCCAGTGCGGTGCAGGTCGGTACGGCCAATTTCGTGAACCCGCGTTGCACCATGGAGATCATCGACGGTATCGAAGACTATCTTCGTGAAAAGGGAATCGCCTCGGTGAGGGAGCTTGTCGGCAGCATCGAGATCCCGCGATTTTAA
- a CDS encoding SIR2 family NAD-dependent protein deacylase — translation MIDESRRLVVFTGAGISTESGIPDFRSKGGIWTQYKPIDFRDFMADEEQRRASWRMKFATERLIADASPNAGHLAIAQLYRSGKLTGVITQNIDGLHQASGIPDEAVIELHGNSTYAVCLDCGKRYELDHIRSIFLPDETLPHCDACGGIIKTATISFGQSMPVREMKLAEEHALACDLFIAVGSSLVVYPAAGFPLLAKRNGARLVIINRDPTELDRYADLVIHAEIGETFKAVLGVDEG, via the coding sequence ATGATAGACGAAAGCCGGCGATTGGTCGTGTTCACCGGCGCCGGCATCAGCACCGAATCGGGCATTCCCGATTTCAGGAGCAAGGGGGGCATCTGGACGCAATACAAGCCGATCGACTTCCGGGATTTCATGGCCGATGAAGAGCAGCGACGGGCGTCTTGGCGCATGAAGTTCGCCACGGAACGCCTGATCGCCGATGCCAGCCCCAACGCCGGACACCTCGCCATCGCCCAACTCTACCGATCGGGCAAGCTCACTGGCGTAATCACCCAGAATATCGACGGGCTGCATCAGGCCTCGGGCATCCCGGACGAGGCGGTCATCGAACTGCACGGCAACAGCACCTACGCCGTATGTCTCGACTGCGGCAAGCGATATGAACTGGACCACATCCGCAGCATTTTCCTTCCCGACGAAACCCTGCCGCATTGCGACGCCTGCGGCGGGATCATCAAGACCGCCACCATCTCCTTCGGTCAGTCGATGCCCGTGCGTGAGATGAAGTTGGCCGAAGAACACGCCCTGGCATGCGACCTGTTCATTGCCGTCGGCTCGTCCCTGGTCGTCTATCCTGCGGCCGGATTCCCTCTTTTAGCCAAGCGCAATGGCGCAAGACTGGTGATCATCAACCGTGATCCCACAGAGCTGGATCGCTATGCAGATCTGGTGATCCATGCCGAGATCGGCGAGACGTTCAAGGCGGTTCTGGGAGTGGACGAAGGATAG